One genomic segment of Streptomyces sp. RerS4 includes these proteins:
- a CDS encoding serine/threonine-protein kinase — MAGRYRLDARLGQGGIGEVWRAYDEDLGRAVAVKVLLEFDASDELLRRFRREAAIGARLQHPGITVVHDIGQHEDRLFIVMELLEGRDLAHTLALTPGRGLPLSEAVGLALQATEALEAAHAQKVVHRDLKPANLFLLTDGRLKICDFGIARTADATGGLTVTGRVFGTPAYMAPEQWRGEHVDARCDLYALGCVLHALLTGAPPFADAGQPWALMRRHLDEAPAALDTVRADVPVALAELVAALLAKDPADRPTATATAERLRALPIPGPSVPGPAPVPATTATASTVPAPSPGPHRRSVLLGGLAGLAAASGGAYAVLRLSGDETGGAHSETVIVRLSGSAESVAFSPDGKLVAGGSSDGTVRLWDVATRASSSPFPGHSGSVTAVAFSPEGRTLASSGGREVRLSDVTARSGANSLNPSLGAWSLCFGPDGRTLAAAHEDNSVRLWDVSGSPGTVIAIFTGHTAQVWSVALAPDGRTLASGGDDDTVHLWDVATRTKTATLTGHTDHVTAVAFSPDGKILATGGADKTVRLWDAATRTTTQVDTLAGLNSSVRALVFSPDGKTLAGGGGRTIRLWDVATRTNTTKLNGHTGAVNSLAFSPDGKTLASASDDSTVRLWKTP, encoded by the coding sequence TTGGCCGGGCGGTATCGGCTGGATGCGCGGCTCGGGCAGGGTGGGATCGGGGAGGTCTGGCGGGCGTACGACGAGGACCTCGGCCGGGCGGTGGCCGTCAAGGTGCTGCTGGAGTTCGACGCCTCCGACGAGCTGCTACGACGCTTCCGGCGCGAGGCGGCGATCGGGGCGCGGCTCCAGCATCCCGGGATCACGGTCGTCCACGACATCGGGCAGCACGAGGACCGGCTGTTCATCGTCATGGAGTTGCTGGAGGGCCGCGACCTCGCCCACACCCTGGCCCTCACCCCCGGGCGCGGGCTCCCGCTCTCCGAGGCCGTCGGGCTCGCCCTCCAGGCGACCGAGGCGCTGGAGGCGGCGCACGCCCAGAAGGTGGTGCACCGGGACCTCAAGCCCGCGAACCTGTTCCTCCTCACCGACGGCCGCCTGAAGATCTGCGACTTCGGCATCGCCCGCACCGCCGACGCCACGGGCGGACTGACCGTCACCGGGCGGGTGTTCGGGACCCCGGCCTACATGGCCCCCGAGCAGTGGCGCGGCGAGCACGTCGACGCGCGCTGCGACCTGTACGCCCTCGGGTGCGTGTTGCACGCCCTGCTGACCGGTGCGCCGCCGTTCGCCGACGCCGGGCAGCCGTGGGCGCTGATGCGCCGGCACCTGGACGAGGCGCCGGCCGCGCTGGACACCGTACGGGCGGACGTGCCGGTCGCCCTCGCGGAACTGGTCGCCGCCCTGCTGGCGAAGGACCCTGCCGACCGGCCGACCGCGACGGCCACCGCCGAGCGCCTGCGCGCGCTGCCGATCCCGGGGCCATCCGTCCCTGGACCGGCGCCGGTCCCCGCCACGACCGCCACCGCCTCGACCGTGCCCGCCCCGAGTCCCGGGCCGCACCGACGTAGCGTCCTGCTTGGCGGTCTGGCCGGGCTGGCCGCCGCGTCCGGAGGGGCGTACGCGGTCCTGCGGCTGTCAGGCGACGAGACAGGCGGCGCCCACTCGGAGACCGTGATCGTCCGTCTATCCGGGTCGGCGGAATCGGTGGCGTTCAGCCCGGACGGCAAGCTCGTCGCCGGCGGGAGCAGCGATGGCACCGTCCGGCTGTGGGACGTCGCCACCCGCGCGAGCTCCTCCCCGTTCCCCGGTCACAGCGGTTCCGTGACCGCGGTGGCGTTCAGCCCCGAGGGCAGGACCCTGGCCAGCAGCGGCGGCCGTGAGGTCCGGCTGTCGGACGTCACCGCGCGCAGCGGTGCCAACAGCCTGAACCCCTCGCTCGGCGCGTGGTCGCTCTGCTTTGGACCGGATGGCAGGACGCTGGCCGCCGCCCACGAGGACAACTCCGTCCGCCTGTGGGACGTCTCGGGCAGCCCCGGCACCGTCATCGCCATCTTCACCGGTCACACAGCACAGGTCTGGTCGGTGGCACTCGCCCCGGACGGCAGGACTTTGGCCAGCGGCGGCGACGATGACACCGTCCACCTGTGGGACGTGGCCACCCGAACCAAGACCGCCACCCTCACCGGCCACACGGACCACGTGACCGCCGTGGCGTTCAGCCCGGACGGCAAGATCCTCGCCACCGGCGGTGCCGACAAGACCGTCCGTCTCTGGGACGCCGCCACCCGCACCACCACCCAGGTCGACACCCTGGCCGGCCTCAACAGCAGCGTGCGGGCGCTGGTGTTCAGCCCGGACGGAAAGACCCTCGCCGGCGGCGGCGGCCGGACCATCCGGTTGTGGGACGTCGCCACTCGCACCAACACCACCAAGCTGAACGGGCACACGGGCGCGGTGAACTCGTTGGCCTTCAGCCCCGACGGCAAGACCCTGGCCAGCGCCAGTGACGACTCCACCGTCCGCCTGTGGAAAACCCCCTGA
- a CDS encoding dicarboxylate/amino acid:cation symporter, which translates to MSASPQAQAPAKATGFKFPFWAQIVTGLVLGVLFGWLARSQDISWLKTTLEQVGDIFVQLLKLAVAPLVFFAILVSITNLRKVNNAARLASRTLLWFMITSLIAVGIGLAIGLLTDPGAGTGLTPADGKEPKKTGSWIDFLTGIVPKDIVTPFTELNVLQIVFLAAVAGIAALQLGSKAQPVLNLAESVLELLQKALWWVIRLAPIGTVGLIGTAIASYGWDLIGKYATFTADVYIGSALVMFGVYPLLLAFVAKVNPLQFYKGAWPAIQLAFVSRSSVGTMPVTQKVTERLGVPKEYASFAVPFGATTKMDGCAAIYPALAAIFIANIFDVQLGIKEYLLIAFVSVVGSAATAGLTGATVMLTLTLSTLGLPLAGVGLLMAIDPILDMMRTATNVAGQAVVPVLVSAREGILDKEAYAAASSSPLDESAPADRTPVVAAA; encoded by the coding sequence GTGTCCGCGTCCCCCCAGGCCCAGGCTCCCGCCAAGGCCACCGGCTTCAAGTTCCCGTTCTGGGCCCAGATCGTCACCGGTCTCGTGCTCGGCGTCCTGTTCGGCTGGCTCGCCCGCAGCCAGGACATCAGCTGGCTGAAGACCACGCTGGAGCAGGTCGGTGACATCTTCGTCCAGCTGCTGAAGCTGGCCGTCGCCCCGCTCGTCTTCTTCGCGATCCTGGTGTCCATCACCAACCTGCGGAAGGTGAACAACGCCGCCCGCCTCGCCTCCCGCACGCTGCTGTGGTTCATGATCACCTCGCTGATCGCGGTGGGCATCGGCCTCGCCATCGGCCTGCTGACCGACCCGGGCGCCGGCACCGGCCTCACCCCGGCCGACGGCAAGGAGCCCAAGAAGACCGGCTCCTGGATCGACTTCCTGACCGGCATCGTGCCGAAGGACATCGTCACGCCGTTCACCGAGCTGAACGTCCTCCAGATCGTCTTCCTCGCCGCCGTCGCCGGCATCGCCGCCCTCCAGCTCGGCTCCAAGGCCCAGCCGGTCCTCAATCTCGCCGAATCCGTCCTGGAGCTGCTCCAGAAGGCCCTGTGGTGGGTCATCCGCCTCGCCCCGATCGGCACCGTCGGCCTCATCGGCACCGCCATCGCCTCGTACGGCTGGGACCTCATCGGCAAGTACGCGACCTTCACCGCCGACGTCTACATCGGCTCCGCGCTCGTGATGTTCGGCGTCTACCCGCTGCTGCTCGCCTTCGTCGCCAAGGTCAACCCGCTCCAGTTCTACAAGGGCGCCTGGCCCGCCATCCAGCTGGCCTTCGTCTCCCGCTCCTCGGTGGGCACCATGCCCGTCACCCAGAAGGTCACCGAGCGCCTCGGCGTCCCGAAGGAGTACGCCTCCTTCGCCGTCCCGTTCGGCGCCACGACCAAGATGGACGGCTGCGCCGCGATCTACCCGGCGCTCGCCGCGATCTTCATCGCGAACATCTTCGACGTGCAGCTGGGCATCAAGGAGTACCTGCTCATCGCGTTCGTCTCGGTGGTCGGCTCCGCCGCCACGGCCGGTCTGACCGGCGCGACCGTCATGCTGACCCTGACCCTGTCCACGCTGGGCCTGCCGCTGGCCGGCGTCGGCCTGCTGATGGCGATCGACCCGATCCTGGACATGATGCGCACCGCCACCAACGTGGCCGGCCAGGCCGTCGTCCCGGTCCTCGTCTCCGCCCGTGAGGGGATCCTCGACAAGGAGGCCTACGCCGCCGCCTCGTCCTCCCCGCTCGACGAGTCCGCCCCCGCCGACCGCACCCCGGTCGTCGCCGCCGCCTGA
- a CDS encoding DUF4229 domain-containing protein, with protein sequence MSLKTSATIRYTAMRLGIFVGCLVLVAVLVNLGWVPAGLGDANPAWVVLLALVISAPLSFVLLRKQRDAMSEQISGRVAGAKQKLAANRTQEDAADDAARVA encoded by the coding sequence GTGTCCCTCAAGACGAGCGCGACGATCCGCTACACCGCGATGCGCCTGGGCATCTTCGTCGGGTGCCTGGTTCTCGTCGCCGTCCTGGTCAACCTGGGGTGGGTGCCCGCCGGCCTCGGCGACGCCAACCCCGCCTGGGTCGTGCTGCTCGCCCTCGTGATCTCCGCGCCGCTCTCCTTCGTGCTGCTGCGCAAGCAGCGCGACGCGATGTCCGAGCAGATCTCCGGACGCGTGGCCGGCGCGAAGCAGAAGCTCGCCGCGAACCGCACCCAGGAGGACGCGGCGGACGACGCCGCCCGCGTGGCCTGA
- a CDS encoding GNAT family N-acetyltransferase yields the protein MALTFTFDPVVDPALRDGIADLWVDVTNAGGAVGFVPPVTRDDVRPELVKHLVALAEGRHRLLVGRDEAGNVGAVAFLALNTHRLMTHWVWAYTVMVDPALQGRGAGRELMAALADAARSLDGIEAIRLSCRGGLGLEHFYAACGYKEVGRVPDAIRVAPGEDRDDITMLLPLH from the coding sequence ATGGCGCTCACCTTCACCTTCGACCCGGTGGTCGACCCGGCGCTGCGCGACGGCATCGCGGACCTGTGGGTCGACGTCACCAACGCGGGCGGCGCCGTCGGCTTCGTTCCGCCGGTGACGCGCGACGACGTCCGGCCCGAGCTGGTGAAGCACCTCGTCGCGCTCGCCGAAGGGCGCCACCGGCTGCTCGTCGGGCGGGACGAGGCGGGGAACGTGGGCGCCGTCGCCTTCCTCGCGCTCAACACCCACCGCCTGATGACGCACTGGGTATGGGCGTACACCGTCATGGTCGACCCCGCCCTCCAGGGGCGCGGCGCCGGGCGCGAGCTGATGGCGGCCCTCGCCGACGCGGCCCGCTCGCTGGACGGCATCGAAGCGATCCGGCTCAGCTGCCGGGGCGGGCTCGGGCTGGAGCACTTCTACGCCGCCTGCGGCTACAAGGAGGTGGGCCGGGTGCCCGACGCCATTCGGGTGGCGCCCGGCGAGGACCGGGACGACATCACGATGCTGCTGCCCCTGCACTGA
- the mqnE gene encoding aminofutalosine synthase MqnE has translation MDAGLKRELEEKVRSGERLTREDGIALYESDDLAWLGGLAHEVRTRKNGDVVHFNVNRHLNMTNVCTASCAYCSFQRKPGEKDAYTMRIEEAVRLAKAMENENLTELHIVNGLHPTLPWRYYPRSLSALKEALPNVSLKAFTATEIHHFETISGLSASEILDELIEAGLESLTGGGAEIFDWEVRQHIVDHRTHWEDWSRIHRLAHEKGLKTPSTMLYGHIEEPRHRVDHVLRLRELQDETGGFQVFIPLRYQHDFVDMQDGKIRNKLQARTTMATGAEALKTFAVSRLLFDNVPHVKVFWVMHGVQTAQLALQHGADDMDGSVVEYKITHDADNYGTPNKLGREDLLDLIREAGFRPVERNTRYEVIREYPGPDASLRETPQAMRV, from the coding sequence ATGGACGCTGGGCTCAAGCGTGAGCTGGAGGAGAAGGTTCGCTCCGGCGAGCGGCTGACCCGTGAGGACGGCATCGCCCTCTACGAGTCGGACGACCTGGCATGGCTGGGCGGTCTCGCCCACGAGGTGCGCACGCGCAAGAACGGCGACGTCGTCCACTTCAACGTCAACCGCCACCTCAACATGACGAACGTGTGCACCGCCTCCTGCGCGTACTGCTCGTTCCAGCGCAAGCCGGGCGAGAAGGACGCGTACACGATGCGCATCGAGGAAGCCGTCCGCCTGGCCAAGGCCATGGAGAACGAGAACCTCACCGAGCTGCACATCGTCAACGGCCTGCACCCCACCCTGCCGTGGCGGTACTACCCGCGCTCGCTGTCCGCCCTGAAGGAAGCGCTGCCGAACGTCTCGCTGAAGGCGTTCACCGCGACCGAGATCCACCACTTCGAGACGATCTCCGGTCTCTCGGCGTCCGAGATCCTGGACGAGCTGATCGAGGCCGGCCTCGAATCGCTCACCGGCGGCGGCGCGGAGATCTTCGACTGGGAGGTCCGCCAGCACATCGTCGACCACCGCACCCACTGGGAAGACTGGTCGCGCATCCACCGCCTCGCGCACGAGAAGGGCCTCAAGACCCCGAGCACGATGCTCTACGGGCACATCGAGGAGCCGCGCCACCGCGTGGACCACGTGCTGCGGCTGCGCGAGCTCCAGGACGAGACCGGCGGCTTCCAGGTCTTCATCCCGCTGCGCTACCAGCACGACTTCGTGGACATGCAGGACGGCAAGATCCGCAACAAGCTCCAGGCGCGCACGACGATGGCCACCGGCGCCGAGGCGCTGAAGACCTTCGCGGTCTCGCGCCTGCTCTTCGACAACGTGCCGCACGTCAAGGTCTTCTGGGTCATGCACGGCGTCCAGACCGCCCAGCTCGCGCTCCAGCACGGCGCGGACGACATGGACGGCTCGGTGGTCGAGTACAAGATCACGCACGACGCCGACAACTACGGCACCCCGAACAAGCTGGGCCGCGAGGACCTGCTCGACCTGATCCGCGAGGCGGGCTTCCGCCCGGTCGAGCGCAACACGCGCTACGAGGTCATCCGCGAGTACCCCGGCCCGGACGCCTCGCTGCGCGAGACCCCGCAGGCGATGCGGGTCTGA
- a CDS encoding Lrp/AsnC family transcriptional regulator — translation MDTVDRQLIQALRENGRASYAELGRLVGLSGPSVTDRINRLETAGVITGYRATVDSASLGMGVTALIGISLSDAADHEDVARRLRDLAEIEDCWFIAGDDSYMLKVRAGDVDGLEKIIRKLSGTKGVSRTRTTIVLSTKWENRVGELPGEA, via the coding sequence ATGGACACGGTGGACAGGCAGCTCATCCAGGCACTTCGCGAGAACGGTCGTGCCTCGTACGCGGAGCTGGGCCGTCTCGTGGGCCTCTCCGGCCCCAGCGTCACCGACCGCATCAACCGCCTGGAGACGGCGGGCGTGATCACCGGCTACCGCGCGACCGTGGACTCGGCCTCGCTCGGCATGGGGGTCACCGCGCTCATCGGCATCTCCCTCTCCGACGCCGCCGACCACGAGGACGTGGCGCGCCGACTGCGCGACCTCGCCGAGATCGAGGACTGCTGGTTCATCGCGGGCGACGACTCGTACATGCTCAAGGTGCGCGCCGGCGACGTCGACGGCCTGGAGAAGATCATCCGCAAGCTGTCGGGCACCAAGGGCGTCTCCCGCACCCGCACCACCATCGTGCTCTCCACGAAGTGGGAGAACCGGGTCGGGGAACTTCCCGGCGAGGCCTGA
- a CDS encoding UbiX family flavin prenyltransferase, whose amino-acid sequence MTERKRTPWVVGVSGASGTPYAAAVVRGLLAAGESVDLVVSRASRLTLLDETGIAFRDAHWRTDLAEWLGRGADGKPGTFEVPDLGDVRHWAAGDLAAGPSSGSYPVKGMLIVPASTACVAGVALGLSKDLLQRVASVTLKERRRLVVCVRETPLSGQTLKALVALDEAGAVVLPASPAFYAGATHIQDLVDFVAGRVLDAAGVPHRLYRRWEGELGSARPS is encoded by the coding sequence ATGACTGAGCGCAAGCGCACCCCGTGGGTGGTCGGGGTTTCCGGGGCGTCCGGGACGCCGTACGCGGCGGCGGTGGTCCGCGGGCTGCTCGCGGCCGGTGAGAGCGTCGACCTCGTGGTGAGTCGGGCCTCGCGGCTCACTCTGCTGGACGAGACGGGCATCGCGTTCCGCGACGCGCACTGGCGTACGGATCTGGCCGAGTGGCTGGGCCGGGGCGCCGACGGCAAGCCGGGGACCTTCGAGGTGCCCGATCTGGGGGACGTACGCCATTGGGCGGCCGGGGATCTGGCCGCCGGGCCGAGTTCGGGTTCGTACCCGGTGAAGGGGATGCTGATCGTCCCCGCCTCCACGGCCTGCGTGGCCGGTGTGGCGCTCGGACTGTCGAAGGACCTGCTCCAGCGGGTGGCGAGCGTGACGCTCAAGGAACGGCGCCGGCTGGTGGTGTGTGTGCGGGAGACCCCGCTGAGCGGTCAGACGCTCAAGGCCCTGGTGGCGCTGGACGAGGCGGGCGCGGTCGTGCTGCCCGCCTCCCCGGCGTTCTACGCGGGCGCGACGCACATCCAGGACCTGGTGGACTTCGTCGCGGGGCGGGTGCTCGACGCGGCAGGAGTGCCGCACCGGCTGTACCGCCGTTGGGAGGGGGAGCTTGGCAGCGCCCGCCCCTCGTGA
- a CDS encoding rhomboid family intramembrane serine protease, whose translation MRTTMAVPEWSRTGRAKAAAALMPAWVALLWLIEAVDYAAGHALDAYGILPRDPDHLIGIVAHPWLHFGFEHVASNSVPLLVFGFMAALGGIRRFLAVSAIVSIAVGVGAWLVAPSHTVGAGASGLVYGLFGYVVVRGFVERKPLFALAGLTTAAVWGSTALFGVLPTDSGVGWYAHLIGLVAGVVTALYFRRPARRPAVVEPAV comes from the coding sequence ATGCGTACGACGATGGCGGTACCGGAATGGAGCCGCACGGGTCGCGCCAAGGCGGCGGCGGCTCTGATGCCGGCCTGGGTCGCCCTGCTGTGGCTGATAGAAGCCGTCGACTACGCCGCCGGGCACGCGCTGGACGCGTACGGGATCCTGCCCCGCGATCCCGACCATCTGATCGGGATCGTCGCGCACCCCTGGCTGCACTTCGGCTTCGAGCACGTGGCCTCCAACAGCGTCCCGCTGCTGGTCTTCGGCTTCATGGCCGCGCTCGGCGGGATACGCCGCTTCCTCGCGGTGTCCGCCATCGTCTCGATCGCGGTCGGCGTGGGCGCCTGGCTCGTGGCACCGTCGCACACCGTCGGCGCCGGGGCCTCCGGCCTGGTGTACGGCCTGTTCGGGTACGTGGTGGTGCGCGGGTTCGTGGAGCGCAAGCCGCTCTTCGCGTTGGCCGGGCTGACGACCGCCGCCGTCTGGGGCAGCACCGCCCTCTTCGGCGTCCTGCCCACCGATTCCGGCGTCGGCTGGTACGCCCACCTGATCGGCCTCGTGGCCGGCGTGGTGACGGCCCTGTACTTCCGCCGCCCCGCCCGCCGACCGGCCGTCGTCGAGCCGGCCGTCTAG
- the mqnP gene encoding menaquinone biosynthesis prenyltransferase MqnP — protein sequence MTSAAEGVLGSGPAAPQASGKVKAFLRLVMIEHSVFALPFAYIAALTAMFQLDGRMHWGELLLVTVCMVGLRTFAMAANRIIDREIDSRNPRTAGRELVTGAVSVRSAWTGAGIALVVFLGSAALLNPLCLMLAPVAVVPMVVYPYGKRFTDFPHAILGLAQAIGPIGAWLAVTGEWSWDAVILGLAVGVWIGGFDLIFACQDVAADRAEGVRSVPARFGIPAALWGARGAHVVTTGLLAWYGVATGAGVLFWFGLLVVVGAFLYEHTIVKPHDLSRLNRAFFTVNGFIGIALFACALLDLVVRGLTV from the coding sequence ATGACTTCGGCAGCCGAGGGAGTCCTCGGATCCGGTCCCGCCGCGCCGCAGGCGAGCGGCAAGGTGAAGGCGTTCCTGCGGCTCGTGATGATCGAGCACTCGGTCTTCGCGCTGCCCTTCGCCTACATCGCCGCGCTCACCGCCATGTTCCAGCTGGACGGGCGGATGCACTGGGGCGAGCTGCTGCTCGTCACCGTCTGCATGGTGGGCCTGCGGACCTTCGCGATGGCCGCGAACCGGATCATCGACCGGGAGATCGACTCCCGCAACCCCCGCACCGCCGGGCGCGAACTGGTCACCGGCGCGGTGTCGGTGCGTTCCGCGTGGACCGGCGCGGGGATCGCGCTGGTGGTCTTCCTCGGCTCGGCCGCGCTGCTGAACCCGCTGTGTCTGATGCTGGCGCCGGTCGCCGTCGTGCCGATGGTGGTCTACCCGTACGGCAAGCGGTTCACGGACTTCCCGCACGCCATCCTGGGCCTGGCCCAGGCGATCGGGCCCATCGGGGCGTGGCTGGCGGTCACCGGTGAGTGGTCGTGGGACGCGGTGATCCTCGGGCTCGCGGTGGGCGTGTGGATCGGCGGCTTCGACCTGATCTTCGCCTGCCAGGACGTGGCGGCCGACCGCGCGGAGGGCGTCCGCTCGGTCCCGGCCCGCTTCGGGATCCCGGCGGCCCTGTGGGGGGCGCGCGGGGCGCACGTCGTCACGACCGGCCTGCTGGCCTGGTACGGCGTCGCGACCGGCGCCGGGGTGCTGTTCTGGTTCGGCCTGCTGGTCGTCGTGGGGGCGTTCCTCTACGAGCACACCATCGTCAAGCCGCACGACCTGTCCCGCCTGAACCGGGCCTTCTTCACGGTCAACGGCTTCATCGGCATCGCGCTGTTCGCGTGCGCGCTGCTGGACCTGGTGGTGCGGGGCCTCACCGTCTAG
- a CDS encoding menaquinone biosynthesis decarboxylase, translated as MAYDDLRSLLRALEREGDLKRIKAEVDPYLEVGEIVDRVNKAGGPALLFENVKGSAMPLAMNVFGTDRRLLKALGLKSYGEISDKIGGLLKPELPQGFIGVREAFGKLGSMVHVPPKKVKGESAPVQEVVLTGDDVDLDRLPALFTWPKDGGDFFNLGLTHTKHPETGVRNLGLYRLQRHDKRTIGMHWQIHKDSRNHYAVAAARGERLPVAIAFGCPPAVTYASTAPLPGDIDEYLFAGFVAGKRIEMVDCKTVPLQVPANAEVVIEGWLEPGEMLPEGPFGDHTGFYTPQEPFPALKIDCVTMRKRPLLQSIVVGRPPTEDGPLGRATERFFLPLLKIIVPDIVDYHLPESGGFHNCAIVSIDKKYPKHAQKVMHAIWGAHMMSLTKLIIVVDKDCDVHDLHEVSWRALGNTDYSRDLTVVEGPVDHLDHASYQQFWGGKAGIDATRKLPEEGYTRDGGWPDMVESDPATAALVDRRWKEYGL; from the coding sequence GGTCCCGCGCTCCTCTTCGAGAACGTCAAGGGCTCGGCGATGCCGCTCGCCATGAACGTCTTCGGGACCGACCGCCGCCTCCTCAAGGCCCTCGGCCTGAAGTCCTACGGCGAGATCAGCGACAAGATCGGCGGGCTGCTGAAGCCCGAACTGCCCCAGGGCTTCATCGGCGTCCGCGAGGCCTTCGGCAAGCTCGGCTCGATGGTGCACGTGCCGCCGAAGAAGGTGAAGGGCGAGTCCGCGCCCGTCCAGGAGGTCGTGCTCACCGGCGACGACGTCGACCTGGACCGGCTGCCGGCGCTGTTCACCTGGCCCAAGGACGGCGGCGACTTCTTCAACCTCGGCCTCACGCACACCAAGCACCCCGAGACCGGCGTGCGCAACCTCGGCCTCTACCGCCTCCAGCGCCACGACAAGCGCACCATCGGCATGCACTGGCAGATCCACAAGGACAGCCGCAACCACTACGCCGTCGCCGCCGCGCGCGGCGAGCGGCTGCCGGTCGCGATCGCCTTCGGCTGCCCGCCGGCCGTCACCTACGCGTCCACCGCGCCGCTGCCGGGCGACATCGACGAGTACCTGTTCGCCGGGTTCGTCGCGGGCAAGCGCATCGAGATGGTCGACTGCAAGACGGTCCCGCTCCAGGTCCCGGCCAACGCCGAGGTCGTCATCGAAGGCTGGCTGGAGCCGGGCGAGATGCTCCCCGAGGGCCCCTTCGGCGACCACACCGGCTTCTACACCCCGCAGGAACCCTTCCCCGCGCTGAAGATCGACTGCGTGACGATGCGCAAGCGCCCGCTGCTCCAGTCGATCGTCGTCGGCCGGCCGCCGACGGAGGACGGCCCGCTGGGTCGCGCGACGGAACGCTTCTTCCTGCCGCTCCTGAAGATCATCGTCCCGGACATCGTGGACTACCACCTGCCCGAGTCGGGCGGCTTCCACAACTGCGCGATCGTCTCGATCGACAAGAAGTACCCCAAGCACGCGCAGAAGGTCATGCACGCCATCTGGGGCGCCCACATGATGTCGCTGACCAAGCTGATCATCGTGGTGGACAAGGACTGCGACGTCCACGACCTGCACGAGGTGTCCTGGCGGGCGCTCGGCAACACCGACTACTCCCGCGACCTGACGGTGGTGGAGGGGCCGGTGGACCACCTCGACCACGCCTCGTACCAGCAGTTCTGGGGCGGCAAGGCGGGCATCGACGCCACGAGGAAACTGCCGGAGGAGGGTTACACCCGCGACGGCGGCTGGCCCGACATGGTGGAGTCCGACCCCGCGACGGCGGCCCTGGTGGACCGCCGCTGGAAGGAATACGGACTGTGA